The DNA sequence tatttatatatatgcttgtaaTCTGCAGTACTGAACTAGCCGGTGGCTTGCCATTAAGAGTACTGTTTTAGTCCTTCCTGACTGATCAGAATTATGAAGGCCATGGGAGCCATGAAATCTTGCAGTATTACCTTGGTGATCATTGTTTTGTTATTCAATTTGTGTTGTTTTGGAAAGGCTGCTGATCATCAAAATCAAGAAGGCTTGGGGGCTTCTTTTATCTTTGGTGATTCTCTGGTTGATGCTGGGAATAACAACTACTTGCCAACCTTGTCTAAGGCAAATATCTCACCTAATGGAATTGATTTCAAGGCATCGAAAGGAACTCCTACAGGGCGTTATACCAATGGGAGAACCATAGGTGATATTATTGGTAAGCTAGATAGGCAGCTCTGATGATCTCTTTATGTGggttatgatttattaattgatCTGTGATCTTTATTTGTTTAATGGGGTGGTTGGGTTTTGCTgctaaatgcatgcatgcaactgCTAGCAATATTTAACCTTCTctttcacatgatatatattttgtgttaataatttattgggtttttcatgattttcaggAGAAGAACTGGGATCACCAAACTATGCTGTCCCTTTTTTGTCACCAAATTCTACTGGGAAAGCTATATTATATGGTGTAAATTACGCATCAGGAGGAGGAGGAATCATGAATGCAActggaagaatatttgtgagCCCTTAGAACACTTGATCATGATCTTTGAGTCGAAATTTCAATATTTCCCAGCTAATtcatttacaatattacatgtttgCAGGTTAATCGACTTGGAATGGATATCCAGATTGATTACTTcaacattacaagaaaacaGTTTGACAAATTGTTAGGTCCATCAAAGGCTAAAGATTACATAATGAAGAAATCCATCTTTTCAGTCACAATTGGAGCAAATGATTTTCTAAACAATTATCTGCTTCCAGTCCTCTCCATTGGAGCAAGACTTTCTGAAAGCCCAGATGCCTTTATCGATGACATGCTCTCCCACTTCAGGACTCAACTAACAGTACGTAAATTACATTAACCATgcatctt is a window from the Juglans regia cultivar Chandler unplaced genomic scaffold, Walnut 2.0 Scaffold_23, whole genome shotgun sequence genome containing:
- the LOC109016726 gene encoding GDSL esterase/lipase At2g23540-like, with translation MKAMGAMKSCSITLVIIVLLFNLCCFGKAADHQNQEGLGASFIFGDSLVDAGNNNYLPTLSKANISPNGIDFKASKGTPTGRYTNGRTIGDIIGEELGSPNYAVPFLSPNSTGKAILYGVNYASGGGGIMNATGRIFVNRLGMDIQIDYFNITRKQFDKLLGPSKAKDYIMKKSIFSVTIGANDFLNNYLLPVLSIGARLSESPDAFIDDMLSHFRTQLTRLYQLDARKFVIGNVGPIGCIPYQKTINQLKEDECVELPNKLALRYNARLKDLLAQLNENLPGATFVHANVYDLVMDLITNYKQHGFITASKACCGNGGQFAGIIPCGPTSSMCAERSKHVFWDPYHPSEAANLIIAKKLLYGDTKCISPMNLKQLRDH